From Demequina capsici:
CGAGGGGTTGAGCGCCCCCGTGTCCACGGGCGCCGCCAGCGGGGCGGTGCTGCAGGACGGGCCTTCGTCGCGCGCCGACGTCCTGCTCGCCGACACTGCGGGCCTCCTGTCGATCAGCCTCGCCGACGGCGGCGTCACACGGCTCGTCTCCTCAAGCGGCACCCCGGCGGCGCCGGTGGTGGTCGACGGCATCGCGCACGCCGCGTGGGTGACGCTGACCTCTGGCACCTTGTGGTCGAGCGATGATGCGCAGACGGTCCCCCTGACGGTCGACACCTCCAACCTGGACGAGACGCGGAGCCTCGCGCTCGCGTTCCGTTCGAACGGGGACAGGGTGGTGCTGACCGAGACCGCGACAGGGATGGTGTGGCTGGTGCCGGACGGCACGCTGCTGCCGCTCGACGAATGGAACGCGCTGTCGGAGAGCGACCAGGAGGAGGGCACCGTCCAGGTCGAGGACGTGGTGGAGCAGCAGCCGCCCGTGGCGGAGGACGACGCGTTCGGCGTGCGCGCCGGCGCCGTCGTGTCGCTCCCCCTGCTGCTGAACGACCACGACCCCAACAGCAAGGACGTGCTGACGATCGTCCCGTCGTCGATCAGCGGCATGGACCCCTCCTTCGGCGACGTGGGGCTCGTGTCGGACGACCAGGAGGCGGTGATCCGCGTCGCCGCGACCGCCGGCACGGCATCCTTCACCTACACGGTCACCGACGGCATGGCCACCTCCGAGCCTGCGACCGTGACCCTGACCGTCATGGACGACTCCACGCAGTCAGCGCCGGAATGGTGCGGCAGCGCGGGCTGCGTGCTCACCTGGCCCACGCCGCAGGTGTCCCCCGGCGGCTACGTCGCGGTCGACGTGCTGGCCGGCTGGGTGGACCCCGAAGGCGACCCGATCGTGCTCGAGGACGCCACCGTCGACGACCCGACCGCGCCGATCACCGCGGTCCCCACCGCCGACGGGCGCGTCGCCATCCGCCACCTCGATGCGAACGCGGGCGACGCCGTCATCCCCATCACCGTCACGGTCGCCGACGCGCGCGGCGCGACCGCCCAGCAGACCCTCGAACTGCGCGTGACCTCCTCTCCTGCGCTCGTGGCGCAGCCCACGGCGGTCACCGTCGGCGTCGGCGAGACGCGGTCCGTCTCGATCGACGACATCGTCACGGGAGGCTCAGGCTCGTATCGCCTGGTGGACGCCGCACCGTCCACCGGTCTCAGCGACACGCTCTCGGTGCTCCCCAGCGCCACCGAGGGCACGATCGCGGTGTCCAGCGCCACCGCCGGCGACTACACGGCGACGTACACGGTCGAGGACACCGTGACCTCCGCACGGCAGACCGCCGTGCTCCGCGTGACCGTCGACGACTCCGCGCGGGCCCTCACCGCCGCACCCCTCACCGCGTTCGTGAGGGCGGGAGAGGACACCACCGTCGACGTGCTAGGCGCCGTGTCCGGAGCAGGCCAGCGGGTGCTGATGGTCCAGGAGGCCTCCACCGACGATCCCGCGCTGAGCGTCAGCGTCGTCGACCAGACGTACGTGCGCGTCAGCGCCACCACCCGGACCGAGGCCGTCGGCACGCTGGGCGTCGCCGACATCGTCATCGCCGACGGCACCGGCGCAGCGGTGCGGACCCAGCTCACGGTGATCCTGCTGCCTGCGACCCACGGCATCGGCCCGATCGCGGCACCCGACGCCGTGACCGTGCGCGCCGGAGCGCAGGTCGACATCCCGGTGCTCGCGAACGACGTCACCCCGCGCGGCGAACGGATCATGCTCCACCCCGACGTCGTCGGCTCGGGCGCCGTCGGGGAGCTCGCGTTCACGTCAGGCACCATGCTGCGCTACGTCGCGCCCACCACGCCGGGCGTCTACACCGTCCTCTACTCGACGTACCTCGAGAGCGACCCCACCCGGCTCGACAGCGCCACCGTCACCATCACCGTCCTGCCCGCGGGCGCGAACTCCGCACCGCGACCGCGCGACCAGGACGCGCGCGTGCTCGCCGGTCGCTCAGTCACCCTCACGATCGACACCGCCGGGATCGACCCCGACGGGGACGTGGTGACGCTCGCCGAGGTGTCCCAACCGGTAGGCGGTGCCGGTGTGGCGACGATCGGGCCCTCGGGCCGCACCATCGTGTACCGGGCACCTGCCACCGGGGTCGACGGCGGCCAGGTGAGCTTCACCTACACCGTGCGCGACGCCGCCGGCGCGACCGGCACCGCCACCGTCCGAGTCGGAGTGCTCACCGGAGAGCTGTCCGACGTCGCGCCCGTGACGTACAGCGACAACGTGGGCGTGGAGCTCGGGTCCGACGCAGCGGTCACCGTGCTGCCGCTCACCAACGACCGCGACCCGCTCCAGGGCGCTCTGAAGATCGCGAGCCTGCGACCCAACGCGGTGGAGGGCACCGCCGAGTACGACCGCCTGGAGTCCCTGATCGGCGAAGGCACCGACCTGGCCGCAGGAGTCGTATCGCTCCTTCCCGGCGACGTGGAGGGCGTGCAGTCGTACATCTACACCGTCGAGTCGCAGGCATCCTTCAGCACCGCCGAGGGCATGATCGTGGTCGACGTGTCCGACTCCCCGGCACCCGACTCGATCCAGGTCAGCGACTCGATCATCACGCTCGAGACCCGCACCGCGCTCGAGACGGACGGCATCGACGTGGTGACGGACCACGTGACCTGGGCCACCGGCGCCGTCTCCGACCTCACGCTGAGCCTCTGGGACGGAGCGCCCGCAGGCTTCAGCGTCGACGGCTGGCGGATCAGCGGCACCCTTCCCGCCTCGACGACGCTCGTGCCCTTCGTGCTCACCGGAGTGGACTCGTCAGGCAACGAGGCGGTCGGCTACGGATTCCTGCGCATCCCCGGGCTCGACGACATGCGGGTGCAGGCCGCCACAGGTCTCGACCCGATCGAGGTGGGCGAGGAGCAGTCCATCGACGTGGCGCTGCGGGACAGGCTCGCCGTGGCGCCGAGCGACACGATCGAGGTGCGCCAGGACGCGAGCTTCGTCGTGCAGCGCGCCAATGCGACCTGCACCGCGTCCGGTGACGGCACCATCACCTATTCGGCGGGACGCGAGGCGCCATGGAGCGACACCTGCTCGGTGGCCGTGCGCGTCTCCGGCCAGACGACGTGGACGATCGTCCCCGTCTTGTTCACGATCGTCCCGAAGGACCCCCAGGCGATCCTCGGAGCGTTGAGCAGGACCGTCGCACCAGGGACGTCGGAGCAGATCGACCTGCTGGGCCAGATGCTCTCCTGGGAGGGCGGGCGGGTGGGCGACGTCGGGTCGCTGCAGCTCACCGTCACCTACAGCGGATCGTCGTTCATCGTCTCCCAGACCGGCACGTCCGTCACCATCGAGGCGCGTGCCAACGCTCGACCGGGCACCCGCGAGACGATCCAGGTGACCTCGCCTGCGTACGGGGGCCTCAGCGCTCCCATCACGCTGGTGGTCGGGGCCGCCGTGCCCGCGGTCCCCGAGGGCGCCCACTTCAGCACCCAGTGCGACGTCAGCCAGGGATCATGCCTGGTGACGGTGGTCGGGATCGCGGGAGAGCACGACCCGTTCGCAGGAGCACCCGACGCGGGCCTCACCCTCGTCGGCGTCGGCACGGGCTCGTCCGCCCAGTGCAGCGTCGCCACCGTGAGCATGGCGAACGCCTCGCAGGTCTCCGTCACCTACCCGTCCGGACCTCGACCCACGGGCGGCGAGTGCGCCGTGACCTTCACGGTGGCCGATGCGCAGAACCGCACCGGCACGGGCACGCTCACGATCGACGTGCTCGGCTATCCGCAGACACCCTCGAGCATCGTCACGCAGTCGTACACGGCCTCGTCGGTGACGATGCTCGTGAACCTCGGTCCGGCGGCGCAGGCGCACCCCGCGATCGACACCGTGGCGCTGTACGAGGGCGGGACGAAGGTCGCCGCCGCCTGCGCGCCCGCCGGACCCACCACCTATGCGTGCACGGTGTCCGGGCTCGTGAACGGCGCACCGCACACGTACACCGCCCGCGCGGTGAACAGCGTGGGCGAGTCGCTCGACACGTCCGCCGTCACCACGTGGGCCTACGACGCGCCGACCGTGGACGCCGTGACGGCGGTCCCCGTCTACGACGCGACCAGGACCACCCAGCAGAACGGCGCGGTCGCGCTCTCGATCACCGCGGACGACGACGTGGCCGGCTTCCAGATCGTCGGTCAGGCCGCGACCGTCACCCGCACGGGCACGGTCACCACCACGCAGCTCGTGCTCCCGGTCGGCAACCGGACGATCCAGGTGGTCCCCCTCAGCAGGTTCGCACCCCCGCTCACGGGGTCGAGCCAGGGAGCGACCGCGAGCGCGGACG
This genomic window contains:
- a CDS encoding Ig-like domain-containing protein, with the protein product MVAARASGRRIGPVLRLSAVAVVVASVAVAAVVSPGYDVHETDQVETSVWVTRDDGQYARVNTDLGEFETVKSVSDPSTVVQSGSRGIVFTQAYGQAWALTGATPADLVDSATTGGSGVAASIPAGTETVQTAGDTIAYLTSTGEVYLGTLPDDDGASSNPYQLDPYAGLPATDDADQATYVADAVALGDDGTVAMYSAAEGAVRTYDIDRGAFDSTVQTVPEPPAADSSVQMAVVAGRWVLSSAADLRVWIEGLSAPVSTGAASGAVLQDGPSSRADVLLADTAGLLSISLADGGVTRLVSSSGTPAAPVVVDGIAHAAWVTLTSGTLWSSDDAQTVPLTVDTSNLDETRSLALAFRSNGDRVVLTETATGMVWLVPDGTLLPLDEWNALSESDQEEGTVQVEDVVEQQPPVAEDDAFGVRAGAVVSLPLLLNDHDPNSKDVLTIVPSSISGMDPSFGDVGLVSDDQEAVIRVAATAGTASFTYTVTDGMATSEPATVTLTVMDDSTQSAPEWCGSAGCVLTWPTPQVSPGGYVAVDVLAGWVDPEGDPIVLEDATVDDPTAPITAVPTADGRVAIRHLDANAGDAVIPITVTVADARGATAQQTLELRVTSSPALVAQPTAVTVGVGETRSVSIDDIVTGGSGSYRLVDAAPSTGLSDTLSVLPSATEGTIAVSSATAGDYTATYTVEDTVTSARQTAVLRVTVDDSARALTAAPLTAFVRAGEDTTVDVLGAVSGAGQRVLMVQEASTDDPALSVSVVDQTYVRVSATTRTEAVGTLGVADIVIADGTGAAVRTQLTVILLPATHGIGPIAAPDAVTVRAGAQVDIPVLANDVTPRGERIMLHPDVVGSGAVGELAFTSGTMLRYVAPTTPGVYTVLYSTYLESDPTRLDSATVTITVLPAGANSAPRPRDQDARVLAGRSVTLTIDTAGIDPDGDVVTLAEVSQPVGGAGVATIGPSGRTIVYRAPATGVDGGQVSFTYTVRDAAGATGTATVRVGVLTGELSDVAPVTYSDNVGVELGSDAAVTVLPLTNDRDPLQGALKIASLRPNAVEGTAEYDRLESLIGEGTDLAAGVVSLLPGDVEGVQSYIYTVESQASFSTAEGMIVVDVSDSPAPDSIQVSDSIITLETRTALETDGIDVVTDHVTWATGAVSDLTLSLWDGAPAGFSVDGWRISGTLPASTTLVPFVLTGVDSSGNEAVGYGFLRIPGLDDMRVQAATGLDPIEVGEEQSIDVALRDRLAVAPSDTIEVRQDASFVVQRANATCTASGDGTITYSAGREAPWSDTCSVAVRVSGQTTWTIVPVLFTIVPKDPQAILGALSRTVAPGTSEQIDLLGQMLSWEGGRVGDVGSLQLTVTYSGSSFIVSQTGTSVTIEARANARPGTRETIQVTSPAYGGLSAPITLVVGAAVPAVPEGAHFSTQCDVSQGSCLVTVVGIAGEHDPFAGAPDAGLTLVGVGTGSSAQCSVATVSMANASQVSVTYPSGPRPTGGECAVTFTVADAQNRTGTGTLTIDVLGYPQTPSSIVTQSYTASSVTMLVNLGPAAQAHPAIDTVALYEGGTKVAAACAPAGPTTYACTVSGLVNGAPHTYTARAVNSVGESLDTSAVTTWAYDAPTVDAVTAVPVYDATRTTQQNGAVALSITADDDVAGFQIVGQAATVTRTGTVTTTQLVLPVGNRTIQVVPLSRFAPPLTGSSQGATASADVVVAGSPYFTTSTADAQAAGTTITVGSPTSVQANYSAQATSVVYAAWRSGTPACTMSPTGTAVVTGAEATSATPTLSGLVANQDYQVRACGSNGYGVTWVDTPSTVFTWVAPSAPTGTSTYAVGTTPAWSGTTASFLSFTAPTWDPKPGFTIYYSYNGGTRTTQFRLSTAATESITAVYCEDTHPNKCGAPAAVTPASSSPPTTVQVTFPTQCYTDGDNLDDLIAVTPAANGAATRSLDGTGDNYVVTFAGTFASLPSLTYAVDRCPVPTPTPDPSVSPSP